The following coding sequences are from one Prochlorococcus marinus CUG1438 window:
- the rpsD gene encoding 30S ribosomal protein S4, with product MSRYRGPRLRVTRRLGELPGLTRKASKKSNPPGQHGQARRKRSEYAIRLEEKQKLRFNYGVSEKQLVRYVKKARAQEGSTGTNLLRLLENRLDNVCFRLGFGGTIPGSRQLVNHGHVTVNGKVLDIAGYQCKSGDVIGIKENKASKKLVEGNIEFPGLANVPPHLDLDKPKLTGKINGKCDREWVALEINELLVVEYYSRKV from the coding sequence ATGTCAAGATACCGCGGCCCCAGATTAAGGGTTACGCGTCGCTTGGGAGAACTACCAGGTCTCACCAGGAAAGCTTCAAAGAAGTCTAATCCTCCAGGTCAGCACGGCCAAGCCCGTCGCAAGCGATCAGAATATGCAATTCGTCTAGAAGAAAAGCAGAAACTTAGGTTTAATTATGGAGTTTCTGAAAAACAACTAGTCCGTTATGTAAAAAAAGCTAGAGCTCAAGAAGGATCTACAGGAACTAACCTACTAAGACTTTTAGAAAACAGACTTGATAATGTTTGTTTTAGATTAGGTTTTGGAGGTACCATTCCAGGCTCAAGACAATTAGTAAATCATGGCCATGTAACCGTTAATGGTAAGGTTCTCGATATTGCTGGTTATCAATGCAAATCAGGAGATGTAATCGGAATTAAAGAAAACAAAGCAAGCAAAAAACTTGTAGAAGGTAATATAGAATTCCCTGGTTTAGCAAATGTCCCACCTCATCTTGATTTAGACAAACCTAAATTAACGGGAAAAATAAATGGTAAATGCGATAGAGAGTGGGTGGCTCTTGAAATAAACGAACTACTAGTTGTTGAATATTATTCAAGAAAAGTTTAA
- a CDS encoding methyltransferase domain-containing protein produces MSESCFNTNTSNKAPNQFDHKDAIQERYGSAAQEKESCLCTPVGFNPVLLEAIPQEVIERDYGCGDPTKYVQKNDIVLDLGSGSGKNAFICAQIVGKEGKVIGVDQNSDMLSLSRSASKEVTKNIGFNNTEFLEGSIEKLDELDKDLNPLIADKSVDIILSNCVLNLVSPESRNNLLNNIKRVLNDNGRIAISDIVSNKKVPLRLQNDHDLWTGCISGAWYEPDFISDFKELGFKNLKFAERSAEPWKVIEDIEFRTVTLVGNI; encoded by the coding sequence ATGTCTGAAAGTTGCTTTAATACAAACACATCGAATAAAGCACCTAATCAATTCGATCATAAAGATGCGATTCAAGAAAGATATGGCTCAGCCGCACAAGAAAAAGAAAGTTGTCTTTGTACACCAGTTGGGTTTAATCCCGTTTTACTTGAAGCAATTCCTCAAGAGGTTATAGAAAGAGACTATGGGTGTGGTGATCCAACAAAATATGTTCAAAAAAATGATATAGTCTTAGACCTTGGAAGTGGTAGCGGCAAAAATGCTTTCATTTGTGCCCAAATTGTTGGAAAAGAAGGGAAAGTTATTGGCGTTGATCAGAATTCGGACATGCTTTCTTTATCAAGATCAGCCTCTAAAGAAGTTACAAAAAATATAGGTTTCAACAATACCGAATTTCTAGAAGGTTCAATTGAAAAACTTGATGAATTAGATAAAGATTTAAATCCATTAATCGCAGATAAATCAGTTGATATTATTTTAAGTAATTGCGTTTTAAACTTGGTAAGTCCAGAATCTAGAAATAACCTTCTCAATAACATAAAAAGAGTTTTAAACGATAATGGAAGAATTGCAATTAGCGATATCGTCTCTAACAAAAAAGTTCCTTTAAGATTGCAAAATGATCATGATTTATGGACAGGATGTATTAGTGGAGCATGGTATGAGCCAGACTTTATAAGTGATTTTAAAGAACTAGGATTTAAAAATTTAAAATTTGCAGAAAGGAGTGCTGAACCTTGGAAAGTAATTGAGGATATAGAGTTTAGAACAGTAACTTTGGTAGGCAATATCTAA
- a CDS encoding glutaredoxin family protein, whose product MKIFIFVRQGCCLCDSLKNKLAKINLNELFPNLEELKEIDIDRVDLYKDKYKKYDYEVPVIAVEGIRSEEIIELPRISPRLKDDQLKNWFQKNISTILEK is encoded by the coding sequence ATGAAAATATTTATTTTTGTTAGGCAGGGATGTTGCCTATGTGATTCATTAAAAAACAAACTAGCAAAAATAAATCTTAATGAGTTATTCCCTAATCTTGAGGAGCTTAAGGAAATTGATATTGATAGGGTCGATTTATATAAAGATAAATATAAAAAATATGATTATGAAGTTCCTGTTATTGCTGTTGAAGGAATTAGGTCAGAGGAGATTATAGAATTGCCTCGCATTTCTCCAAGATTAAAAGATGATCAATTAAAGAATTGGTTTCAAAAAAATATTAGTACCATTCTGGAGAAATAA
- a CDS encoding PLP-dependent transferase, which produces MGNKENNIKKPGFKTLSIHHGETFAEDTGCVMPPIFSTSTFKHGNKDNFDYTRSGNPNFRILESVLKSIEDSKYCTVFGSGISAVTAISSTLKSGDKILCESNLYGCTVRMFEKVFKKFGLEVLYTDFTNENNIKKISYFEPTLIWLESPTNPLLKVLDIKAICDEANKLQIPVVVDNTFSTALIQKPLDLGATLSLLSTTKFINGHSDALGGAVLTNNEVWNNKMLFSQKALGLQPSPFDSWLITRGVKTLPLRIEQQTQSAKLISEELENHKIISKVIYPFNQKHPQFNLAKSQMRSGGSMITIKLNLKKEDTFKFCKSLKYFSLAESLGGVESLICHPATMTHASVDDETKNLLGIDDALVRLSIGCEDTNDLISDILFALNKF; this is translated from the coding sequence ATGGGAAATAAGGAAAATAATATAAAAAAGCCAGGTTTTAAGACCTTATCTATTCACCATGGGGAAACATTTGCAGAAGACACTGGATGCGTTATGCCTCCTATTTTTTCTACATCTACTTTTAAACATGGAAATAAAGATAATTTCGACTACACAAGATCAGGCAATCCAAACTTTAGAATTCTAGAAAGCGTCCTTAAATCAATTGAAGATTCTAAATACTGTACAGTTTTTGGATCTGGCATTAGCGCGGTAACTGCAATTTCATCAACCCTAAAATCAGGTGACAAGATACTCTGCGAGTCAAATCTCTATGGTTGTACAGTGAGGATGTTCGAAAAAGTTTTCAAGAAATTTGGATTAGAAGTTTTATACACAGATTTTACAAATGAAAATAATATCAAAAAGATTTCATACTTCGAGCCAACCTTGATATGGCTAGAAAGTCCAACTAATCCACTTTTGAAGGTACTTGATATTAAGGCGATTTGTGATGAAGCGAATAAACTACAAATCCCAGTAGTTGTGGACAACACTTTTTCAACGGCACTTATTCAAAAACCATTGGACCTTGGTGCGACACTATCACTCTTAAGCACAACAAAATTCATTAATGGACATAGTGATGCACTTGGTGGAGCAGTACTGACAAATAATGAGGTATGGAATAATAAGATGCTTTTCTCTCAAAAAGCTCTAGGGCTTCAACCATCTCCTTTTGATAGTTGGCTCATTACGAGAGGAGTAAAAACTCTTCCTTTAAGAATCGAACAACAAACGCAAAGTGCAAAATTAATTTCTGAAGAATTAGAGAATCATAAAATAATTAGTAAAGTAATTTATCCTTTTAATCAAAAACATCCGCAATTTAATTTAGCAAAATCGCAAATGAGATCTGGAGGTTCGATGATCACCATAAAATTAAATCTTAAAAAAGAGGATACTTTTAAATTTTGCAAATCTCTCAAATATTTCTCGCTAGCAGAAAGCCTTGGAGGAGTTGAAAGTTTAATTTGTCACCCCGCAACAATGACTCATGCTTCTGTTGATGATGAAACAAAAAATCTTTTAGGGATAGATGATGCTCTTGTCAGATTATCGATTGGATGTGAAGATACAAACGATTTAATCTCAGACATATTATTTGCTTTAAATAAATTCTGA
- a CDS encoding PLP-dependent transferase, whose amino-acid sequence MRDLLKNPIWKNSELGYSIPDSIHAVSVALPTWNDVINYEEKNQECMNLLKSIYPRFGLNPIVKRLCEKVKKENYYNNKSIWPYPNESIAFKAKKYIDRNTSEQYSLIEKRDNLALLITEKEGSIYAKSFWQHTGLGISSRAAAIELGLEDCPPKFYVTECSQRIKNRISKSTKINSNDIHLTSSGMSALHTSLEIIYKLFPAKPTLQIGFPYVDVLKLPMNIFHGAKLITEENCEDIELEIKSINPSALIIELPSNPMLKCVNIKKISKIAKKLNIPLIVDDTIGSNLNINSLEYADIAFTSLTKIFSGSGDILAGSLILNPKSKWIDQFRNALNEINLPILSDGDTVYLEKVSRDVNQRVFEQNRACLELKKRLETHSEIKNIFHPENCPNFNSLLTSDGGYGCLLSFELNGGLNKAKKFYDSLQVSKGPSLGTKFTLVCPYVLLAHYDELDWAESFGIPSHLIRVSVGLEDQDQLWKSFSEALNNF is encoded by the coding sequence TTGAGAGATTTACTTAAAAACCCTATATGGAAAAATTCAGAGTTGGGATATTCTATTCCTGATAGTATTCATGCTGTTTCTGTAGCATTACCAACTTGGAATGATGTAATAAATTACGAGGAAAAAAATCAAGAATGCATGAATTTATTGAAGTCCATTTACCCAAGATTCGGGCTCAACCCCATAGTGAAAAGATTATGCGAAAAAGTAAAAAAGGAAAATTACTACAACAATAAAAGTATCTGGCCATATCCGAATGAAAGCATAGCTTTTAAAGCCAAAAAATACATTGATAGAAATACTTCTGAACAATACTCATTAATTGAAAAAAGAGATAATTTAGCTCTCTTAATAACTGAAAAAGAAGGAAGTATATATGCAAAATCTTTCTGGCAACACACTGGTCTTGGCATATCTTCAAGGGCTGCTGCTATAGAACTAGGTCTTGAAGATTGCCCTCCAAAATTTTACGTAACTGAATGTTCTCAAAGAATAAAAAATAGAATTTCTAAATCTACAAAAATTAACTCTAATGATATTCACTTAACTTCATCTGGAATGTCTGCATTGCATACATCATTAGAAATCATATATAAATTATTTCCAGCTAAACCAACACTCCAAATTGGTTTTCCATATGTAGATGTACTTAAATTACCAATGAATATCTTTCATGGAGCAAAGTTAATTACAGAAGAAAATTGCGAGGATATTGAATTAGAAATCAAAAGCATAAATCCCTCAGCATTAATTATTGAACTACCGAGTAATCCAATGCTCAAATGTGTAAATATTAAAAAAATTTCAAAAATAGCAAAAAAGTTAAATATTCCCTTAATTGTTGACGATACAATTGGTTCAAATTTAAATATAAATTCCCTAGAGTATGCAGATATAGCTTTTACTTCACTTACAAAAATTTTTTCAGGTAGTGGTGATATTCTTGCCGGATCATTAATACTAAATCCAAAAAGCAAATGGATTGATCAATTTAGAAATGCATTAAACGAGATTAATCTTCCAATACTTTCCGATGGAGATACAGTTTATCTAGAGAAAGTTAGTAGAGATGTAAATCAAAGAGTTTTTGAACAAAATAGAGCATGTTTAGAATTAAAAAAAAGATTAGAGACCCATAGCGAGATTAAAAATATTTTCCATCCTGAAAATTGTCCAAATTTTAATTCTTTACTTACTTCTGATGGAGGATACGGTTGCTTATTATCATTTGAATTAAATGGAGGATTGAACAAAGCTAAGAAATTTTATGATTCTCTACAAGTATCTAAAGGACCAAGTTTAGGTACAAAATTTACTCTGGTTTGTCCTTATGTTTTACTAGCTCATTATGACGAGTTGGATTGGGCTGAAAGTTTTGGTATACCCTCGCACCTCATTAGAGTATCAGTTGGATTAGAAGACCAAGATCAATTATGGAAAAGCTTTTCTGAAGCACTAAATAATTTCTAA
- a CDS encoding SDR family NAD(P)-dependent oxidoreductase — protein MKGLALVVGAGGIGTQLANDLHESEKDLDVVLCGRNSEFNSFWELDIEDSESLLQLKNKISNHPSKLRLVVNATGRLHSDSLQPEKRLQHLDKKNMMESFSINAFSPILLAKTIEEFIPKDSYFNFASISARVGSIADNQTGGWYSYRAAKSAQNQFFKSLSIEWARRFPKATITLLHPGTVDTDLSRPFHKFVPEHKLFSKEKSSQFLINIIKNQNPASSGKFIAWDSSEIPW, from the coding sequence ATGAAAGGCTTAGCCTTAGTTGTAGGCGCAGGTGGAATTGGAACACAACTAGCTAATGATCTGCATGAAAGTGAAAAAGATTTAGATGTTGTTTTGTGTGGAAGAAATAGTGAATTTAATTCTTTTTGGGAATTAGATATAGAGGATTCTGAATCCCTTTTGCAGTTGAAAAATAAAATATCAAATCACCCTTCAAAATTAAGGTTAGTTGTTAATGCTACAGGTAGACTTCATAGTGATTCTCTTCAGCCAGAAAAAAGATTACAACATCTTGATAAAAAAAATATGATGGAAAGTTTTTCAATAAATGCTTTTTCTCCTATTTTATTAGCTAAAACTATTGAAGAATTTATACCAAAAGATTCTTATTTTAATTTTGCAAGTATAAGTGCAAGAGTGGGCAGCATTGCAGATAATCAAACTGGAGGTTGGTATTCATATAGAGCTGCAAAATCTGCGCAAAATCAGTTTTTTAAGTCTTTAAGTATTGAATGGGCTAGACGTTTCCCAAAGGCTACTATTACATTGCTTCATCCAGGGACAGTAGATACTGATCTATCTAGACCTTTTCATAAATTTGTTCCAGAACATAAATTATTTAGTAAAGAAAAATCATCTCAATTTTTGATCAATATTATTAAAAATCAAAATCCAGCATCTAGTGGAAAATTTATTGCATGGGACAGCTCAGAGATTCCTTGGTAA
- the cysK gene encoding cysteine synthase A has product MAKIYEDNSFAIGNTPLVKLKSVTKNAKATVLAKIEGRNPAYSVKCRIGANMIWDAEKSGKLTKDKTIVEPTSGNTGIALAFTASARGYKLILTMPESMSIERRRVMAVLGAEIVLTEASKGMPGAIAKAKEIAESNPSQYFMPGQFDNPANPEIHFKTTGPEIWDDCDGEIDVLVAGVGTGGTITGVSRYIKQEKGKNITSVAVEPSHSPVITQTLNGEEVKSGPHKIQGIGAGFIPKNLDLSIVDKVEQVTNDESIEMALRLAKEEGLLVGISCGAAAAAAVRLAEQDEYAGKTIVVVLPDLAERYLSSIMFTEVPSGIIQEPVKA; this is encoded by the coding sequence ATGGCAAAAATTTATGAGGACAACAGTTTTGCTATTGGAAACACTCCATTAGTAAAATTAAAATCAGTTACTAAAAATGCGAAAGCTACAGTACTTGCAAAAATTGAAGGTAGAAACCCCGCTTATAGTGTCAAATGCAGGATTGGCGCAAACATGATCTGGGATGCAGAGAAAAGTGGGAAACTTACAAAAGACAAAACTATTGTTGAGCCAACTTCTGGAAATACAGGAATTGCTCTAGCTTTTACTGCTTCAGCAAGAGGTTATAAACTGATCCTTACAATGCCAGAATCCATGTCAATTGAAAGAAGAAGGGTTATGGCAGTGTTGGGGGCTGAAATTGTTTTAACAGAGGCATCTAAAGGTATGCCTGGAGCAATAGCTAAGGCTAAAGAAATTGCAGAAAGTAATCCTTCTCAATATTTCATGCCAGGTCAGTTTGATAATCCAGCAAACCCTGAAATTCATTTCAAAACTACTGGACCAGAAATCTGGGATGATTGCGATGGTGAAATTGATGTCCTAGTCGCAGGGGTTGGGACTGGCGGCACAATTACTGGGGTTTCAAGATACATCAAGCAAGAGAAAGGCAAAAATATTACTTCTGTAGCTGTAGAACCCTCACATAGTCCTGTTATTACGCAGACATTGAATGGTGAAGAGGTTAAATCCGGACCACATAAAATCCAAGGGATTGGAGCAGGATTTATTCCTAAGAACCTTGACTTATCAATTGTTGACAAGGTTGAACAAGTAACAAATGACGAATCAATAGAGATGGCTCTTAGATTAGCTAAAGAGGAAGGTCTATTAGTAGGAATATCTTGTGGCGCTGCTGCTGCTGCTGCTGTTAGATTAGCTGAACAAGATGAATATGCTGGGAAAACAATTGTAGTTGTTCTACCTGATTTAGCAGAGAGGTATTTATCATCAATTATGTTTACTGAAGTTCCAAGCGGAATTATTCAAGAACCAGTCAAAGCCTAA
- the queA gene encoding tRNA preQ1(34) S-adenosylmethionine ribosyltransferase-isomerase QueA, protein MISQINNEGRDYKLEAYDYFLDPSLIASKPSAIRHESRMMIVRNSVLKENCLTNKFTKNLLDELRKGDLVVVNNTKVMKARVKVELENRTLVELLVLERSHECVWLCLAKPAKKLKVNRKIKLKSPSAKDINLMVDGVDEETGGRFIRFPENITDLNSMNDLLDKYGEIPLPPYIKNSEEESFHEKSYQTEYATNPGAVAAPTAGLHLSKSLISNLKKKGVKILPITLHVGYGTFKPIDQEDLSNLKLHKEWVSVNKEVVEEIKRIKKTDRKIIAIGTTSVRALESCYSQEINDFIPIAMYVDLVIKPGYKFNVVDGLLTNFHLPKSSLLLLVSAMIGRERLLDLYKKAIKEKFRFFSYGDAMYISPDSLLVKK, encoded by the coding sequence TTGATTTCTCAAATTAACAATGAAGGAAGAGATTATAAGCTTGAAGCTTATGATTACTTTCTAGATCCTTCATTAATTGCTAGTAAACCTTCTGCAATAAGGCATGAATCAAGAATGATGATAGTTAGAAATAGTGTTTTAAAGGAGAATTGCCTAACTAATAAATTTACCAAGAATCTTTTAGATGAATTAAGAAAAGGCGATCTTGTGGTGGTAAATAATACTAAAGTAATGAAGGCAAGGGTAAAGGTTGAATTAGAAAATAGGACGTTAGTCGAATTATTAGTCTTAGAAAGATCCCATGAATGTGTTTGGTTATGTTTGGCAAAGCCAGCGAAAAAGTTAAAAGTAAATAGAAAAATAAAATTAAAATCTCCTTCTGCAAAAGATATTAATTTGATGGTTGATGGGGTTGATGAAGAAACTGGAGGGAGATTTATTCGATTTCCTGAAAACATAACTGATCTCAATTCAATGAATGATCTTCTTGATAAATACGGGGAAATCCCTCTCCCGCCTTATATAAAAAATTCTGAAGAAGAATCTTTTCATGAGAAAAGTTATCAAACTGAGTATGCAACTAATCCGGGGGCAGTTGCTGCACCAACAGCTGGTTTACACTTAAGCAAAAGTCTTATTTCCAATCTTAAAAAAAAAGGAGTAAAAATTTTACCGATAACTTTGCACGTGGGCTATGGAACATTCAAACCAATTGACCAAGAAGATTTAAGTAACTTAAAACTTCATAAAGAATGGGTAAGTGTTAATAAGGAAGTAGTGGAGGAAATAAAAAGAATAAAGAAAACAGATAGAAAAATAATAGCTATTGGGACGACAAGTGTAAGAGCTCTTGAAAGTTGTTATTCTCAAGAAATTAATGACTTTATTCCCATAGCGATGTACGTAGATTTAGTAATTAAGCCGGGTTATAAATTTAATGTAGTTGATGGATTATTAACTAATTTTCATCTTCCTAAGAGTTCATTATTACTTTTAGTAAGTGCAATGATTGGTAGAGAAAGATTATTAGATTTGTATAAGAAAGCCATAAAAGAAAAATTTAGATTCTTCTCTTATGGCGATGCGATGTATATTTCACCAGATTCACTACTGGTTAAAAAATAG
- the yidD gene encoding membrane protein insertion efficiency factor YidD, with product MFKTINKSITSVLLLMISFYQKWFSPFFGPRCRFIPSCSSYGYEAITRHGPWKGGWLTLRRLSRCHPLTPCGCDPVPD from the coding sequence GTGTTCAAAACTATTAATAAATCAATTACTTCTGTACTTCTTTTGATGATTTCGTTTTATCAAAAGTGGTTTTCTCCTTTTTTTGGACCAAGATGCAGATTTATTCCAAGTTGCAGCTCTTATGGATATGAGGCAATTACTAGACATGGACCTTGGAAGGGAGGGTGGTTAACTTTAAGAAGATTAAGCAGATGTCATCCTTTAACTCCCTGTGGATGTGACCCTGTGCCTGACTAA
- a CDS encoding UDP-N-acetylmuramoyl-L-alanyl-D-glutamate--2,6-diaminopimelate ligase: MRSIKLHKLLNLVGIIPSLDLIDHEINNISFNSKEVQKGTLFLGMPGLNVDGGKYCIEAIENGAEAAIIGSVAKEQIGSIDRERILVIEDNLNYIFGQIVAEFWNRPSRKLKLIGVTGTNGKTTITFLLEYLLKKLGKKTALFGTLLNRWPGFSEVASHTTDFADKLQKKLNAAVEAESEFAILEVSSHSIAQNRISGCEFEAAIFTNLTQDHLDYHSDMESYFQTKRKLFFPPYLKEKDGICVLNHDDPWISKLSSDLEKRSSLVSTKITDSEFENDDCFFVTDKKFTESGSTCIFHTPREKIQLFVPLVGEFNLMNAIQAITILYKLNFSLKDLSKLIQSFPGAPGRMEKIQIDNNDASRSLPTVIVDYAHTPDGLKKVLQSIKKLCKGKLITVFGCGGDRDRTKRPLMGSIAEEFSDQLFITSDNPRSEEPQKIVNDILMGIKKREKIIIEIDRFKAINESIKFANKEDIVLIAGKGHEDYQILNDKVINFDDRKIAYKLLKEKSKSQ, translated from the coding sequence ATGAGATCTATAAAATTACATAAACTTTTAAATTTGGTAGGAATTATTCCTTCATTAGATTTAATCGATCATGAAATCAATAATATTTCTTTTAACTCTAAAGAAGTTCAAAAAGGAACTTTATTTTTAGGTATGCCTGGTTTAAATGTTGATGGAGGAAAATACTGTATTGAGGCAATTGAAAATGGCGCAGAGGCTGCCATTATTGGGTCTGTGGCAAAAGAACAAATTGGATCTATTGATCGAGAGAGGATTTTGGTTATAGAGGATAATTTAAATTATATTTTTGGTCAAATAGTCGCTGAGTTTTGGAATAGGCCTTCAAGAAAACTTAAACTTATTGGTGTTACGGGTACAAATGGGAAAACGACAATTACTTTTTTATTGGAATATCTTTTAAAAAAATTAGGGAAAAAAACTGCATTATTTGGGACCTTGCTCAATAGATGGCCTGGCTTTTCAGAAGTGGCTTCTCATACAACTGATTTCGCCGATAAACTTCAAAAGAAATTAAATGCTGCTGTTGAGGCAGAATCTGAATTTGCGATATTAGAGGTAAGTTCTCATTCTATTGCTCAAAACAGGATATCAGGATGCGAATTTGAGGCGGCTATTTTTACTAATTTAACTCAAGATCATCTCGATTATCACTCAGATATGGAATCATATTTTCAAACAAAAAGAAAATTATTTTTCCCACCTTACTTAAAAGAAAAAGATGGAATTTGTGTATTAAATCATGATGACCCTTGGATATCTAAATTATCATCTGATCTTGAAAAAAGATCTTCATTAGTCTCCACAAAGATTACTGACAGTGAATTTGAAAATGATGATTGTTTTTTCGTAACAGATAAAAAATTTACTGAAAGTGGTTCCACCTGTATTTTTCATACACCTAGAGAAAAAATTCAACTTTTTGTTCCACTTGTCGGTGAATTTAATTTAATGAATGCAATTCAAGCAATAACAATTTTGTATAAACTAAATTTTTCTTTAAAAGATCTATCAAAGTTAATTCAATCTTTCCCTGGTGCTCCTGGGAGAATGGAGAAAATACAAATCGATAACAATGACGCTTCAAGATCTCTTCCAACTGTAATTGTTGATTATGCCCACACTCCTGATGGATTAAAAAAAGTTTTGCAATCAATTAAAAAACTTTGTAAAGGGAAACTAATAACTGTTTTTGGCTGTGGCGGAGATCGAGACCGTACTAAAAGGCCTTTAATGGGATCAATAGCTGAAGAGTTTTCTGATCAACTTTTTATAACTTCAGATAATCCAAGATCAGAAGAACCTCAAAAAATAGTAAATGATATTTTGATGGGTATAAAAAAAAGAGAAAAAATAATAATTGAAATTGATAGATTTAAAGCAATAAATGAATCTATTAAATTTGCCAATAAAGAAGATATTGTTTTAATTGCAGGGAAAGGACATGAAGACTACCAGATTCTCAATGATAAAGTTATTAATTTTGATGATAGAAAGATAGCTTATAAATTATTAAAAGAAAAAAGTAAATCTCAATAA
- a CDS encoding DUF4278 domain-containing protein produces the protein MTTLTYRGKNYVQNKEAAKKQLVELTYRRNVYTNRMDDASSSNEKAELNYRGVNYTK, from the coding sequence ATGACTACTTTAACTTACAGAGGTAAAAACTACGTTCAAAACAAAGAAGCTGCTAAAAAGCAACTTGTTGAACTTACCTACAGAAGAAACGTATACACCAACAGAATGGATGACGCTTCTTCAAGTAATGAAAAGGCAGAATTAAATTACAGAGGTGTTAATTACACTAAATAA
- a CDS encoding aminotransferase class V-fold PLP-dependent enzyme, which produces MRNNLRDQIPALKNKYYFNYGGQGPLPKSSLEAIVKTWETIQDLGPFTNDMWPFIYKEILTTKRIIAQKLGVNSKNIALTENISSGMILPFWGIKVEEGEELLISDCEHPGVVAASREFCRRNKLIFKILPIQKIKNLNDENIILEILKNLNSKTKILIISHILWNFGYKIPLKQISIELKKNRENSYLLVDGAQTFGHINIEEEVLYSDLYSITSHKWACGPEGLGAIYVSDKFIHETDPTIIGWKSLKKEQGIYEPSDNLFHNDARKFEVATSCIPLLAGLRNSLDLLDKDCREKDKTKNIKKLSGKLWDELNQLKEIELVLEKKYLNGIVSFNIKNIKDKDKFVKKLGEKKIWIRVLEDPKWFRACVHQITTEDEIDLLSKEIRKIIN; this is translated from the coding sequence ATGAGAAATAATCTAAGAGATCAAATACCCGCATTAAAAAATAAGTATTATTTCAACTATGGTGGTCAAGGACCATTACCAAAATCTTCTCTAGAAGCAATAGTTAAAACTTGGGAAACCATCCAAGATTTAGGACCATTTACCAATGATATGTGGCCTTTTATTTACAAAGAAATATTGACCACAAAAAGAATCATTGCGCAAAAATTAGGTGTCAATTCAAAGAATATAGCTTTAACCGAAAATATCTCTTCCGGTATGATTTTGCCCTTTTGGGGAATAAAAGTAGAAGAGGGAGAAGAGTTGTTAATAAGTGACTGTGAACATCCTGGAGTAGTGGCTGCAAGTCGAGAATTTTGCAGAAGAAATAAATTAATATTCAAAATTTTGCCAATCCAAAAAATTAAAAATCTAAATGACGAAAATATAATTTTAGAGATTTTGAAAAATCTAAATAGTAAGACTAAGATCCTAATTATTTCTCATATCTTATGGAACTTTGGATATAAAATTCCTTTAAAACAAATTTCTATCGAATTAAAAAAAAATCGAGAAAACTCTTATCTACTTGTTGATGGTGCTCAGACCTTTGGGCACATAAATATTGAAGAAGAAGTTCTTTATTCTGATTTATATTCAATAACCTCTCATAAGTGGGCATGTGGACCAGAAGGTCTTGGAGCAATTTATGTCTCAGATAAATTTATTCATGAAACAGATCCAACAATAATTGGTTGGAAATCATTAAAAAAAGAACAAGGAATCTATGAGCCTTCAGATAATCTTTTTCATAATGATGCAAGGAAATTTGAAGTAGCTACCTCTTGTATACCTTTACTTGCAGGGCTGCGTAATTCTTTAGATCTTTTGGATAAAGACTGCCGTGAAAAAGATAAAACCAAAAACATAAAAAAATTAAGTGGAAAACTTTGGGATGAATTAAATCAATTAAAGGAAATTGAATTAGTTTTAGAAAAAAAATACTTAAATGGGATAGTTAGTTTTAATATCAAAAATATTAAAGATAAGGATAAATTTGTGAAGAAACTTGGAGAAAAGAAAATTTGGATTAGAGTTTTAGAAGATCCAAAATGGTTTAGAGCATGCGTACATCAAATTACTACAGAAGATGAGATTGATTTACTTTCTAAGGAAATTAGAAAAATTATAAATTAA